One window of Ziziphus jujuba cultivar Dongzao chromosome 5, ASM3175591v1 genomic DNA carries:
- the LOC107419897 gene encoding aspartyl protease family protein At5g10770 isoform X1 — translation MASSFPSYLLFAFLLSLFLINNVFCLEKNFGFDGKATSGSHHQTRHGLNLSSLLPVTICSPSTKVKNNKRSVLKVVEKHGPCSQLYKDETTRAPTPAEILEQDQDRVNSIQSRLSKKPIETDATTIPAKSGETIGSGNYIVTVGLGTPKRDLSLIFDTGSDITWTQCQPCNASKCYKQHEPLFDPSKSTSYTSFSCRSQQCLQLALSKGRTQGCSTPTSPCIYGVRYGDGSYTVGYFSKERITIQQSDVFDNFLFGCGHNNQGLFVGAAGLLGLGRSTLSFVEQTAQKYNRIFSYCLPPTSSSTGFLSFGKDNEVSGDVNYIPLSTVSRSYSFYGLPLEGISINGRRVSIPASVFSSSGAIIDSGTVITRLPATAYSAFRSEFRQQMEDYTLTTPAESLLDTCYDFSGNDNVKIPQISLLFGGGNAVELDSNGVFYALSDSQVCLAFAGNSDDSDITILGNVQQRRLEVVYDVGGGRLGFRSAAC, via the exons ATGGCCTCCTCTTTCCCCAGCTACCTCCTATTCGCTTTCTTGTTATCTCTCTTCCTAATTAATAATGTTTTCTGTTTGGAGAAGAATTTTGGGTTTGATGGGAAGGCGACCTCCGGGAGCCACCATCAAACACGTCATGGTCTTAACCTCTCCTCTCTACTGCCCGTAACTATCTGCAGTCCCTCCACTAAAG TGAAGAACAACAAGAGATCAGTACTGAAAGTAGTGGAGAAGCACGGTCCATGCTCTCAACTCTACAAAGACGAAACCACTAGAGCACCAACTCCGGCTGAAATTCTGGAGCAAGATCAAGACCGCGTTAATTCAATTCAGTCCCGTCTTTCCAAGAAACCCATAGAAACTGACGCCACAACCATTCCGGCCAAGTCCGGCGAGACTATTGGCTCCGGCAACTATATAGTGACGGTGGGGCTTGGCACACCCAAAAGAGACTTATCTCTCATATTTGACACTGGCAGTGATATCACTTGGACTCAATGTCAACCCTGCAATGCAAGCAAGTGCTATAAACAACACGAACCACTGTTTGACCCTTCCAAGTCAACCTCTTACACCAGCTTTTCATGTCGCTCCCAACAATGCTTGCAGTTAGCTTTATCCAAAG GTAGAACTCAAGGTTGTTCTACTCCTACATCTCCGTGCATCTATGGCGTACGATATGGTGATGGTTCGTACACCGTCGGATACTTTAGCAAAGAAAGGATCACAATACAGCAATCCGATGTGTTCGACAATTTTCTCTTCGGATGTGGCCATAACAACCAAGGTCTTTTCGTGGGTGCTGCCGGGTTGTTGGGCTTGGGCAGAAGCACACTCTCATTCGTGGAGCAGACCGCTCAGAAATACAACCGCATCTTCTCCTACTGTCTACCTCCCACTTCCAGCTCCACCGGATTCTTATCTTTTGGCAAAGACAACGAGGTTTCCGGCGATGTGAACTACATACCGCTATCCACAGTTTCCCGGAGCTATTCCTTTTACGGCCTGCCATTGGAAGGAATAAGCATCAATGGACGTAGAGTATCCATTCCAGCATCGGTGTTCTCATCCTCCGGCGCGATCATTGATTCTGGAACCGTCATAACTCGTTTACCGGCGACGGCATACAGTGCCTTCCGGTCCGAGTTTCGGCAACAGATGGAAGATTATACGTTGACAACACCCGCGGAATCTTTATTGGATACTTGCTATGACTTCAGTGGAAATGACAACGTGAAGATTCCGCAAATAAGCTTGTTGTTCGGTGGTGGAAATGCGGTGGAATTGGATTCCAACGGTGTATTTTATGCCCTGAGTGATTCTCAGGTTTGTTTGGCGTTTGCTGGGAACAGCGACGATAGTGACATCACGATCTTGGGGAATGTCCAGCAGAGAAGGTTGGAGGTGGTGTATGATGTTGGTGGAGGGAGACTTGGATTTCGCTCTGCTGCTTGctaa
- the LOC107419897 gene encoding aspartyl protease family protein At5g10770 isoform X2 gives MSIHQNMKNNKRSVLKVVEKHGPCSQLYKDETTRAPTPAEILEQDQDRVNSIQSRLSKKPIETDATTIPAKSGETIGSGNYIVTVGLGTPKRDLSLIFDTGSDITWTQCQPCNASKCYKQHEPLFDPSKSTSYTSFSCRSQQCLQLALSKGRTQGCSTPTSPCIYGVRYGDGSYTVGYFSKERITIQQSDVFDNFLFGCGHNNQGLFVGAAGLLGLGRSTLSFVEQTAQKYNRIFSYCLPPTSSSTGFLSFGKDNEVSGDVNYIPLSTVSRSYSFYGLPLEGISINGRRVSIPASVFSSSGAIIDSGTVITRLPATAYSAFRSEFRQQMEDYTLTTPAESLLDTCYDFSGNDNVKIPQISLLFGGGNAVELDSNGVFYALSDSQVCLAFAGNSDDSDITILGNVQQRRLEVVYDVGGGRLGFRSAAC, from the exons ATGAGTATCCACCAAAATA TGAAGAACAACAAGAGATCAGTACTGAAAGTAGTGGAGAAGCACGGTCCATGCTCTCAACTCTACAAAGACGAAACCACTAGAGCACCAACTCCGGCTGAAATTCTGGAGCAAGATCAAGACCGCGTTAATTCAATTCAGTCCCGTCTTTCCAAGAAACCCATAGAAACTGACGCCACAACCATTCCGGCCAAGTCCGGCGAGACTATTGGCTCCGGCAACTATATAGTGACGGTGGGGCTTGGCACACCCAAAAGAGACTTATCTCTCATATTTGACACTGGCAGTGATATCACTTGGACTCAATGTCAACCCTGCAATGCAAGCAAGTGCTATAAACAACACGAACCACTGTTTGACCCTTCCAAGTCAACCTCTTACACCAGCTTTTCATGTCGCTCCCAACAATGCTTGCAGTTAGCTTTATCCAAAG GTAGAACTCAAGGTTGTTCTACTCCTACATCTCCGTGCATCTATGGCGTACGATATGGTGATGGTTCGTACACCGTCGGATACTTTAGCAAAGAAAGGATCACAATACAGCAATCCGATGTGTTCGACAATTTTCTCTTCGGATGTGGCCATAACAACCAAGGTCTTTTCGTGGGTGCTGCCGGGTTGTTGGGCTTGGGCAGAAGCACACTCTCATTCGTGGAGCAGACCGCTCAGAAATACAACCGCATCTTCTCCTACTGTCTACCTCCCACTTCCAGCTCCACCGGATTCTTATCTTTTGGCAAAGACAACGAGGTTTCCGGCGATGTGAACTACATACCGCTATCCACAGTTTCCCGGAGCTATTCCTTTTACGGCCTGCCATTGGAAGGAATAAGCATCAATGGACGTAGAGTATCCATTCCAGCATCGGTGTTCTCATCCTCCGGCGCGATCATTGATTCTGGAACCGTCATAACTCGTTTACCGGCGACGGCATACAGTGCCTTCCGGTCCGAGTTTCGGCAACAGATGGAAGATTATACGTTGACAACACCCGCGGAATCTTTATTGGATACTTGCTATGACTTCAGTGGAAATGACAACGTGAAGATTCCGCAAATAAGCTTGTTGTTCGGTGGTGGAAATGCGGTGGAATTGGATTCCAACGGTGTATTTTATGCCCTGAGTGATTCTCAGGTTTGTTTGGCGTTTGCTGGGAACAGCGACGATAGTGACATCACGATCTTGGGGAATGTCCAGCAGAGAAGGTTGGAGGTGGTGTATGATGTTGGTGGAGGGAGACTTGGATTTCGCTCTGCTGCTTGctaa